Proteins from a genomic interval of Capsicum annuum cultivar UCD-10X-F1 chromosome 4, UCD10Xv1.1, whole genome shotgun sequence:
- the LOC107869118 gene encoding probable receptor-like protein kinase At3g17420 — protein sequence MANGSLEKFLYSHNYFLDTRQRLSIMTHCDLKSRNVLLDENMVSHLSDFCISKLLGEDQGDLYTKSLATLGYIAPARMCNASLN from the exons ATGGCTAATGGGAGtcttgagaaatttttgtattcGCACAACTACTTCCTGGATACCAGGCAGAGACTAAGCATAATGACCCACTGTGATCTGAAGTCTAGAAACGTCTTGCTAGATGAGAATATGGTTTCCCACCTCAGCGACTTTTGCATTTCAAAACTGCTTGGTGAAGATCAGGGTGATTTGTATACTAAAAGCTTAGCAACACTGGGTTATATTGCACCAG ctAGAATGTGTAATGCATCTTTAAATTAA